In one window of Sandaracinaceae bacterium DNA:
- a CDS encoding FHA domain-containing protein — MGRSPECHVTLEDPLVSRQHARVLIGGDTAQIMDLGSRNGTRVNGQLIEGAALLHDGDRVRLGTQELLFYMVDRAPREAKTTGFMTMCRACKTPFPDTAKECPHCGTPAIAEDETFSGFAVEPSRSWTYQLLGEVVERALDAGRTEEAARMFRRVAREIELRIEQGDLLEARQIETVATYAAALANSDTATDWVAWLLDLHVHHNAVISIGLVDQLQRTVILRGHEHARRYLEWARQTGHRDDALDRLDTLVSH, encoded by the coding sequence ATGGGACGCAGCCCCGAGTGCCATGTCACGCTCGAAGACCCGCTGGTGTCACGTCAGCATGCGCGCGTGTTGATTGGCGGCGACACCGCTCAGATCATGGACCTGGGCAGCCGCAACGGCACGCGCGTCAACGGCCAGCTCATCGAGGGCGCCGCGCTCCTGCACGACGGAGACCGCGTGCGGCTGGGCACGCAAGAGCTGCTCTTCTACATGGTGGACCGCGCTCCGCGTGAGGCGAAGACCACCGGCTTCATGACCATGTGTCGGGCGTGCAAGACGCCCTTCCCCGACACGGCCAAGGAGTGCCCGCACTGCGGCACGCCCGCCATCGCCGAGGACGAGACGTTCAGCGGGTTTGCCGTGGAGCCGAGCCGCAGCTGGACGTACCAGCTCTTGGGCGAGGTGGTGGAGCGCGCGCTCGACGCTGGACGCACAGAAGAGGCGGCTCGCATGTTCCGCCGCGTGGCCCGCGAGATCGAGCTGCGCATCGAGCAAGGCGACCTGCTGGAGGCGCGCCAGATCGAGACGGTGGCCACCTATGCGGCGGCCCTCGCCAACAGTGACACGGCCACCGACTGGGTCGCGTGGCTCCTGGACCTGCACGTGCACCACAACGCCGTCATCAGCATCGGGCTGGTGGACCAGCTGCAGCGCACCGTCATCCTGCGCGGCCACGAGCACGCGCGCCGCTACCTCGAGTGGGCGCGCCAGACGGGGCATCGAGACGACGCCCTCGACCGCCTGGACACCCTCGTCTCGCACTGA
- a CDS encoding FHA domain-containing protein encodes MRRYRLRYQSTDLEMPIGEFLIGRSSECHLAVDDSLVSRRHAALDVRADGVRIRDLGSRNGVSVNGTLISGSHELTHMDRITIGAQQMVFVEFQQSAPATRPTTDMVRCMACGAFEEAKARVCSKCGMVLSMSHATVEIQLDPNATLTTEGRSISAFALISNLAQKSLQLQKFGDAQQMLRPHLDAFLTKLRQDAGGDHANTDVGTLSTASRFALQLCDGLDAPEWLDWVIEAHLAASVLVSSEDIEQMHVLVRKVRYKNLKALRAYMEAMRSRAHAFSAAERFRLKRLEGLERVIAA; translated from the coding sequence GTGCGCCGCTATCGACTCCGCTACCAATCCACGGACCTCGAGATGCCCATCGGGGAGTTCCTGATCGGTCGCAGCTCGGAGTGCCATCTGGCGGTGGACGACTCGCTGGTGTCGCGGCGCCACGCCGCCCTGGACGTCCGCGCAGACGGGGTCCGCATCCGCGACCTGGGGAGCCGCAACGGGGTGTCCGTCAACGGCACGCTCATCTCCGGCAGCCACGAGCTCACGCACATGGACCGCATCACCATCGGCGCGCAGCAGATGGTGTTCGTGGAGTTCCAGCAGTCGGCACCGGCCACGCGCCCCACCACGGACATGGTGCGCTGCATGGCTTGCGGCGCGTTCGAGGAGGCCAAGGCCCGCGTCTGCTCCAAGTGCGGCATGGTGCTGAGCATGTCCCACGCCACCGTGGAGATTCAGCTCGATCCCAACGCCACGCTCACCACGGAGGGGCGCTCCATCTCGGCGTTCGCGCTCATCAGCAACCTGGCGCAGAAGTCGCTGCAGCTCCAGAAGTTCGGGGACGCTCAGCAGATGCTGCGCCCGCACCTGGACGCGTTCCTGACCAAGCTCCGCCAGGACGCCGGGGGCGACCACGCCAACACCGACGTGGGCACCCTCTCCACCGCCAGCCGCTTCGCGCTCCAGCTGTGCGACGGCTTGGACGCGCCCGAGTGGCTGGACTGGGTCATCGAGGCGCACCTCGCGGCTTCGGTGCTGGTCAGCTCGGAAGACATCGAGCAGATGCACGTGCTGGTCCGCAAGGTCCGCTACAAGAACCTCAAGGCGCTGCGGGCCTACATGGAGGCCATGCGCAGCCGGGCCCACGCGTTCTCCGCGGCGGAGCGTTTCCGGCTCAAGCGCCTCGAGGGGCTCGAGCGGGTCATCGCGGCATGA